The Sporomusa termitida genome has a window encoding:
- a CDS encoding MerR family transcriptional regulator — protein sequence MMNEFLQKQFTTGQFAAMYGINKRTLMYYDSIGLFKPAVVKENGYRYYTIAQTTLFDAIQLLRKLRVPLAEIKKQLTHYTPQSLLEFLHNQNQRLTEEISELLWLQKVVRNKIGTMEAKLTIDPAKIEILELPPQAIVVSESIAGMAVEKAMKTLTDFMYDCYHTHSYSGYPGGYMLAAGHLQQRNSSPNAFSQITHCFYTIDEKKAQSINCTYKPGGRYLVGYYKGDWPQIQQALQQLTDYAAVHRLTFTGHGYIENTLDDIATSVEPFYCEARVSILLAN from the coding sequence ATGATGAATGAGTTTTTGCAAAAACAGTTTACTACCGGACAATTTGCCGCCATGTACGGCATTAACAAACGAACCCTGATGTATTACGACAGCATCGGTTTATTTAAACCCGCGGTGGTAAAAGAAAATGGCTACCGCTATTACACAATTGCGCAAACTACATTATTTGATGCGATTCAGTTGCTGCGTAAACTCCGGGTACCCTTGGCAGAAATAAAAAAACAATTGACCCACTATACCCCGCAATCTTTACTTGAATTCCTTCATAACCAGAATCAAAGGCTGACCGAGGAAATTTCCGAGCTCTTATGGCTGCAAAAGGTAGTGCGGAATAAAATCGGCACTATGGAAGCAAAACTGACGATTGATCCGGCCAAAATTGAGATTTTAGAACTTCCCCCCCAGGCAATAGTGGTCAGTGAATCCATTGCCGGCATGGCGGTTGAAAAAGCGATGAAAACACTCACTGATTTTATGTACGACTGCTATCATACCCACAGCTACAGCGGCTATCCGGGCGGTTACATGCTGGCGGCCGGGCATTTGCAACAGAGAAATTCCAGCCCCAACGCCTTCAGTCAGATTACCCATTGTTTTTACACAATTGATGAAAAAAAGGCACAATCCATAAATTGTACCTATAAGCCTGGCGGTCGTTACCTGGTAGGCTATTACAAAGGAGACTGGCCGCAGATACAGCAGGCCTTGCAGCAGCTGACAGACTATGCAGCCGTCCACAGGCTTACCTTTACCGGCCACGGCTATATCGAAAACACCCTCGACGACATCGCCACCTCCGTAGAACCGTTCTATTGCGAAGCCCGGGTTTCGATTTTATTGGCAAATTGA